Below is a window of Perca fluviatilis chromosome 6, GENO_Pfluv_1.0, whole genome shotgun sequence DNA.
AACATGTAGAAGGTAGGCCTATGGTTATGAACTAGGACCGAGgatgtgttttttattgtacTCCTGTGTTAAAAACTAGTGATTTTGGCTGTGGTTTCAGGACCAGGCTTGGGGAGCCCTGTTTGAAGACATATCCTCTGGAGTGCGTGGATCTGCTGAAGAGGTCAAGAGTCGCCTTTCAAGCTGGACGCACCCTCAAGGAGGGCTTCAGACTGGCTCAGCTGGAGGCTGTGGTGCAGATGCTGGAGGAACACGAGTGTGGCTTTGTGGATGCTCTTGGAAGGGACCTTCATAAGGTAAGTGGTGAAGCAGTTCCCTACAGTGGTTGTGCTTGTTTAAAAACATGAGACTATGGTCCAATTAggcttttaatttaaattttttaaccAGCCAAAGTTTGAGACCGTCGTGTCAGAACTGATTCTTGTCAAAAATGAGGCACTTCATGCCAACAACAACCTTAAGAAGTGGATGCAGCCGCAGTATGTGGAAAGAAACCTGGTGAGAccatgctgcctttttttttttttttttctttcttccaatAACCTCTTCATAATATTGGGATTATTCATGATTTACACATTCCATCTCGCTATTACAAAGAAGTGAAAGTATTGTGCTCGGGCTGCCAAAGCAAATTAAAACCTAATGATGCAGTAGgtagtttgcaaaaaaaaacaccagaatTTAAAGTAATACCTAATAGTTTAGCCTTGAATGAGCTGCAGCCCTTAGCCATTTGCTATGGTAAACTGAGTGTTTACCGAAGGGACGTACACACGCATCTGCATAACAGCCAATACAAACAcactctgaaatgacctgtgattggccaaagtctccagAGACTGCTAGGTTTTCTAAAGCCTGATAACAGAGCCAAGGAGTTGctgcagaagtctagttttctcttaGGCCACTTTAATTACAATATGCTAAAAGGTTATTATAAATCTGTTTCCCAATGATGCCAAAAATAAactacctactgcagctttaagttgCCTTGCcctttttgtattttgaatgacatctttttctttctgttaagTCAACCTGATAAACTTTCACTCATGAGAGTTCTGTTTTACTTGTAACCTAATTTTGAGCTTGTCTGATGTAGTCCACTACATTGGACGAGTGTCTGATGGTTAGTGAGCCGCTGGGGGTGGTGTTTATCATGGGGAACTGGTGCAGTCCTGTCCAAACGTGTCTGGTGCCACTGGTAGGGGCCATCGCAGCAGGTGCAGAGACTCGAGACATATCCTCTCATAATCAGTTTAATTATAGTATTTGTCGTCACGCAGGCTTAGTGATGATACTTTTACTATTTTGTGTAGGAAACTGTGCAATCATCAGCCCCTCCGAGTACACCGCTCACACAGCAGAGCTTCTTCATCGTCTTATCCCCTTCTACTTGGACAATGTGAGTAATTACGTAGCAGGGAAGACGGCATACTTTTGTCTTAAGGTCTCACAAAGGCTAACTTATTTTTACTTTGAGTAGAAGGACTTCTTTTGATCTGTGCTTTTAAAGAAGTCATTCGTTCAGACTCAAATGAGCGGTTTTAATGTGACATGAGACTTTAAAAAGATCAGATGTGGTTAAAACTGGGACTATGGAAACATCCACCTTTTGCTATCAAAGGCTATCTCAAAAGTTGATTTCCAACTTTTTTATTCTGCATTTGTACTCCGTTTATTAATTGGCAGTAATGctacaataaaaatgtaaagtctGATCTAAAATTCCTGTTTTTCCTCAAGGAATGCTTCCATGTGATTCTTGCAGGCGCAAATGACTTGCCTGAAGTTGTGGAACTTAGGTTTGACCATGTCTTCTTTACAGGTAAAGCTAAACTAATGTTAGTTTAACTTTATAAGATTTTATAGctataaaataattttgtgaTCTATTTATTGAAATAATCTTGAAGTCAATTGTCTGTCAATCCCTATAGGCAACAGGAAAGAGGGAAGCAGAATTGCTCGGGCTGCAGCTTGCACACTCACACCTGTCACCCTGATTTTGGGTGGCAAGAACCCATGTTATGTGGACCAACACTGTGACATTGCCATCACCGCACAGCGCATCGCCTGGGCACGTTTTCACAATGCTGGACAGAGCTTGGCGGCTCCTGACTACATCCTGTGCCACACTGATATACAAGCACAACTGGTGCAGGCCCTCAAGTGCTACCTGATAGAGTTCTACGGCTCTGATCCCAGAGAGTCCCGCAGTTACGGCCGCATGGTCAATCTAGAGATCTTCAACCGTACGAGAGACATGCTGTGGAGATCAGGCAAAGTGGCTGTGGGTGGGCAAGTGATAGAAGCAGAGAAATATATCGGTAagcatcgtgtgtgtgtgggattctCTGAAACAAAGCAATCCGCAATAAATTTAATACTATTGTgacctttttttctgtctgaagCCCCAACAATTTTGACAGAGGTTGTGGAATCAGATCCCATCATGCAACAGGACGTTTTTGGCCCAGTTGTTCCTGTTCTGACTGTAAACAACATGGATGAAGCAATTGTCTTCATTAATAAGCAAGAGAAACCCCTCTGTGTTTAtgcattttccaaaaacaaCGAGGTACATGACAGCATCAGGTTAAGACACTCTGTATTCATTGTATGAGCCGGGTGTTGCTGAAGTGTATTCTGATCATGTATTGGCCTTTCTGACAATGCAGGTCATCTCAAGGCTAATGAGTGAGACCTCTAGTGGAAGCTTTTGCTCTAATGACAGCGTCCTGCAGAGTCTGATGGTGGCTCTGCCCTTCGGTGGAGTTGGTAAGTCAGTGGCAGCAGTGTACAAATTATGCCAAACATAGTGGTGGAATAACATTGCCTTATAAATGAACTGTCCCAACACTTTTTTGACAGGTGCCAGTGGAATGGGTTCCTACCATGGCCGCTACAGCTTTGATACCTTCTCTCATAGGAAATCATGTCTGCTAAGAGGAACACGGTTTGAGTGTGTAACCTATCTGCGTTATCCGCCCTATGAGGACCGCAATCTGTCTTTAATGTCATGGGCCTGTACCTTGTCCCAGAGAAGCCAGGGCTGGTGCCAGATCCTGTGACTCTGTGGGAGGGTAATAACGGAGCCATGTTGGAAGAAAGCAGAGTGCCCCCTAACCCCTCAACAGTCCTGATATGCAAATGTATTATAAATAGCTGAGAACAAAACCTAATGGCGTATAGCCACATATAACAGAGGAGGAGCTATAAACACAGTGGTTGTTCAATTTTTGGGTGATGACAAttgtaaaacaaacaagaaaaaggaaaaactctAGTATTTACTCTGCTGCAGTACCATAACTGTACACAAACTCAACTAAAGGTGTTTGATGAAACATTACCTGTGCAAAATTAAATAACCAGGAGGTACATGTATTGGCTGAATGGTTTATTTAGCCACAGTGAAGTTTATTACTGCATGTAGTCTCACATTATGCTTTAACATTATGTTAAAGTTTCATTGATTAAAACAATTTTAGACATtcatatttattaatatatgaACAATAAAAGTGAAATATCTGCAACACCAACCATCCCCAAAAAACAAATTAGGTGTTTGTCTTATTCCCCATGTGAGAATCTGTTCATTCAGGTCTTTTGTAGATTTTCTCCTCGTTGCCTTCTTTTGTGGCTGCATATCTGGCTGCGGTAAACAGATAGTCACTCAACCTGAGTGAAAATATTGGGATATTCATCAGATGTTAAATAgaggatccatgttctcatatTATTTTAAAGAACTTAACTGACCTGTTCAAAAACTTAGCAACATCTGGATCTGCCTCGCCTGCTCGCACAATTGGAGCAACACTAAAGTAAGAACAAAGCTCTGTCAGAACGTATTGTGCTGGAAAAGCAAGCCAAAGGAGGTAATTTTACGCCATTAAAGGCAAGGAGCATGCTGCAACTGACCTGCGCTCTGCTCTCCGACACACTGTCCGAGCCAAGTGCAAAGCTGAGCTGCTCTTTCCACCAGACTGTGATACACAAAGCATTAAGTATCAGTACAACAGGACTTTCATAAGAACTTTGTCTCACAGAGGCACAAATCTGCTTACAGGTAAAATGAAGTTGGTCAGTGGAGGGAGTTCTTCTGTAAATGTATCTATCCAGGTTTCCAGGTCTGCAATTGGCTGAGCAGTAAATTTTGTTCTCCCTTACAAAAAcggaacagaaaaataaataaacccaaGAGATATTCAAGCAAACAAGACAATATTTTACTGCATTAGACCACCCAGCAAGTGCTTACTTATGTGACTTTCTCTTGCAGATGATTGAGGGGTGGCAATATTGGAGCCCACGTCTTGTAAAATGCACTGTATCTGCAATGAAAAAAGCAAAATACCGTCAGAAATTGTATATCTGGCTGAGGTAGAATGTCTGCAATAAAGGAAGTTATTAAATGCTAAATGAAAATCAAACCTTGTCCAACTGATATGTGAACGTGTGACCTTTGTCAAGGCAAAATTCTCTGGCCAAGCTGTAATGCACAATTCAACAGTCATTTCAAGTGAGGCAGATTATAGAACTAAGTTTTAAAGTGAATTGTGACCGGTGAATAGTAGACATTTCACCCTATAGCTGATGACAGCTCATCTGTATTTCCCAAGGCTTCAAAAATATGATCTTCCTTTGGCCTCCTCTCTCCTGTAAATGTGCTGGAGAAACCTTTTAGGGGGTATAGCAAGAATGGAGTCAACTTTTTAAGCACTACGGTAACAGTGCTTTAACATGTATTGTTTTCCTAGTTAAGTTAAAACAACAACCTTTGTCTCCAGTTTTGGTGTATATTTTGGGTACCTTGTTGTCTCCTTCAGTGGCATACCTGTAGGGAGAagggaaaataaaagagaaGGACTTTGATAAAATCCtgtataatgtattttttcGTTTAACTGGGTCTTTAAAGTTAGAACCAAAACTACAGCTAAGACTTAAGCTACTGTGCTAAAGTATCATTGTGTAGCAGCTACACCGCTAGCACTAACAATGCATGTATATAATGTACATATGTaacatttttccttttaatatgtttatgtatgcatgcaccaaccaccaaggcaaattccttgtaagtgttacttaGTTGGTAATATTTCCTATTCACATACACAAGACAGTTAACGTTACATGAGTGACATGAACATAAGCTGAGATGTATAACTACCTTCTGTCTGaacaaaatgtgtttcttgTCCAATTCCCGTTCATGAGCTTCCCTGTCCGTACAACATAACGTAGGTGGGCAGATTTAATAACAAACGATGCCATGTTAAAGCTaaaggctagctagctgcttAAGGACAAACGCCTTTTGCCCCTCCGTGGTGTCCGTAGTTAATGGGCGTTTCGTTTTCATCGCATGATTGGTCAACTCACCGTGTGGTTTAAGAGCTCGGGACGCTGATTGGACAAAATAATATATGTTCAACTAGCTGTTGCGCTGATTGGATACTGGAAGCCAAACCTATATCCCTCCTCAGTGTCTCCAGTCTGTGTTTGTAACATGTTTGTAAAATGCTTCGTTGAGGATCCTCTGTTGCTCTGATGCTTTGTTAAGCTCTCTTTTATTGTCGAGTCTTCATGAAAAACGTAGAGCTGTGAGACAGATTTGTCAATTGCTGGTTAGTGCTTCAGAGGATTAACATTAGCTAAAGGTGGCAAAGCAAGCTAATAATAACTGTCAGTCACAAGTTGAACTTAAAGCTGCCCAGTTGTGGACAGATCTTTACACTCTGGGAACTGTTACCGAAATGCAACTCAAGGACGTATTCGTGTCTGCTCCAGGGAAGGCGATCCTCCACGGAGAGCATGCGGTTGTGCACGGAAAGGTAACGTGGAAATACAGCTAACGTATGAGATTTTTAAAGTGAAGATGGGtacaccaatcagagcaaaaAACGATACGATACCCATACAGGACCAAATGTCTAGCCAGTCTTCAACAAAacacatgcattttttttcctaccCTCCAGAGGCTGTAACTACTTTATATCTCTAAAAGTTGATTTTCCTACTTTCTGCAAATAAATGTAATCGAATAAATATCCTGGAAGGTAGAAAGGTAAAAAAATCAATAGACGACAAACTATGGTATGCCCTTGGAACATTGCTTGAAATGATGTGCACTAAATTGGCTAAAAGTCTGACCATTTAATCACAATGTGTTCTATGCTCCTTTACAGGTGGCTCTTGCTGTGAGTTTGAACATGAGAAcctatttacatttaaaaggcAACACTACTGGCAATGTTTGCATCAACCTCCCAAATATTGACACATTCCTCTGCTGGAACCTAGCTGAACTGAAGCAGCTTATTGCTTATTACTGTGGTAAGGGAAGGTGCCGCACTGGGGACCATTAACGCCTAGATACACTGTCATTTTTACTGTTGGATCTGCATCATGCATCCCATAGTCCAGTACGCTCAGGGACATTTTGCTTTTGATATTTTTTgcaatgtcaaaaaaaacacttgtgtttgtattaatgaacatttcatttcaatatAACGTTAATCATCATATTAGTTACCACAGCTTTAAAATAATGTCTATTTAGGTTCCAAAGCAGCGATAAGCTCCATCTTCTGCACATTGTCTGTGGACTTTGTTTTGGTCTTTGGACATACCGTTAACTGTGACAGCTTTCCTTCTGCCAGATGAATATCATAATTTCTCATTAGATATACACTATCATGTATCTTTTTCATACACCTAGTGCCTAGTGTGAGTTGTTGTGATATTATTCTAGTGATTTTGATGATTGCTGTTTCTTGTAATTAATGTTAACAGGTAAGAGGGAAGAGACGAAACGTCTGGATGCGGAACTTATAAGAAGACTGCGTGAATTTATTGGTGTCACCAATGGAAACTTGGACACTTGCAACATGGCCATCCTAGCCTTCCTCTACATCTACCTCTCACTGTTTGGATCAGGGTGAGATAGTTCTTCTCAGCTTCTGTTCATTTTATTATTGCAGCTAGTAAGCTCAGATggccaaaaaaacacattacaccTTACAGATTTTATTGATACTATGGAAAACTAGAGGCCAGGCCCAGCAAATGTCATCCAGTTAAaggtgatgtgacgcgttttttaggcttcaacattttttgtcacatacagcaaacatctcctcactatccgctagctgcctgtcccctgaacacactgtaaaaaaacgcggtcacTGTaaacagcccaggctccacaaacggcaaaaaaacaaactgccccacgaaccataacaaacagtgttccagccaataaccgacaaaaaggagctggttgagccatcactgcagcagcgttagcacgtaggctacttccacaatgcatattcatgactcaaccaactccttcttCAGAGACCGCgtctttttacagtgtgttcaggggacaggcagctagcggatagtgaggagatgtttgctgtatgtgacaaaaaatgttgtagcctaaaaacatcaaacgtcacatcacttagagcacctttaatgtgcTCCATCTGCAGGCAATGGAAAGCAATATTGTCTGCGCAAACCTAGCCCTGCAGATTTGGAACTTTCGTCACCTGCAGGCAATGAGTGTTGCAGTTTGAGGAGAACCGGAGGAACGGGGTCCTCACTAGATTTGAGACTCCCTTGCCCAACGGTTAAAGGTGTGTTTAGCCGAGATCCAGTGATTCGCCGCAGGGTTGTGCGGCAGTGGGAGTGTCACttaaatggcccatttgtgtgtCGTCctattgtgttctttaaccccccaatgtagcacaagtagactatatattttacaattattgttttctgtCAGATCGTTTTATGATCTCGACATTTCTGGCCACACTTGAAGGCAGTATCATTTCAcgtagaaagaaagagaaaaaaggacTGAGGGACTGTGCTTTGTGCTTGAGCTTCTTGCAGGAACACAAACCCTTGGGCAGTTAAGTGTTTGTGTTTCGTTTTTTTACCCTCacagtttttttaaaactttcttgagacagtagggctgggcaatatatcgatattatattgatatcgtgatatgagactagatatcgtcttagatttcagatatcgtgatatgacataagtgtcgtcttttactggttttaaaggctgcattacagtaaagtgattttctgaacttaccagactgttctagctgttctattatgatgaatgattatttatctaaaatctaagtgtgaagatattttgttaaagcaccaattgtcaaccctagaaagatagcaatatcgatatcgaggtatttggtcaagaatattgtgatatttgattttctccatatcgcccagccctacgagACAGTGATGTTTACTGTACAGGACTCTCACACCCCCTCAATGGCCCCTTTCCTACTTCTTACCCCAATACTTCCGGCGCCCTTACTCGGACCAcacccatcttttttttttttttttaaccttttatttatccaggtaagtcgattgagaacaaattctcatttgcaacaacaacctgtcacattcacacagttccacattaatacctggaagctgcccagtacaaccacagtctgatctgctggccactgagcagctccactggagtggttggggttaagggccttgctcaagggcacctcagtggtggtaatgagggagggacaagcgctgctctttcactttccccacccagattttatcctgccgGTCCGGGGATTGAACCGGCGACCTCCCGGTTCCAAGCTCACTTCTTTAACCTTTAAGGCCATAACTTTAAGCCTAAAGTTTTGTAACTGCATCAGGTCCTGTTACAGTAGGTGTATCCAGGATCACATTTTgcgatgaacacacacacacacacacacacacacatacacatacacacacacacgcgcgcgctcGCTCAAAAATACCAGTGTTACTGTCGCGGCTGGTAAAAACTGCAGCTGTAACCTTCATTGCGGGTGACCCAACTGTTAAAACTGCATCAGCTATTACTTTGTGTGACAATAGGTGTGTATAACAATAATATGTTATTATGGCAAAACATTTCAATCTTGTGGAACATTTACAGCCTCCCAGACCTGAATTGTGTGAGCTACAAGCCAGTTCAAATTTAATTGGGCTAATTATGTGTAGCACGGTGTACTGTATTGTGTACTGTACTAGTATATCCTGGTTGGGCTACCTTGCTTATTACATGTTACATGTTGTACTGTGACCACTGTACATGCTTACGTTgagatgtttttgttgaaataaaatTATACTGAACTGGCAGAATATAAAAAGGTTATACAATGTCACATGTGTTGGTCATTAGCAGAAGTCATTCCAGCTCCTTTGgaaatgctttatttgcaaaaaTGTGCTCACTATTGATGTAGATTTGATCATGGATTTGAGGGTGATTTTCACTGCATCTGAGAAATTGCCTCCACCTATAAATGAAGATAGTAAAGAGGGAGCGACAGAAAGGCCAGATGTTAGTTTTAGTGACTCCAGCAGCTGCAAGCATGGAAGATGCTTAGGAACATTAGAGCTGCAGGTTGTCGAGAGGTTTAATCTGCGCTGACATGGTGCTGCCGTGTTTGAGAGAGGTGATGGGTTCTGACAGGATGGCCACTAATGAGAGTCTGGCACTGGGCCACACTGCAGCCTTTAACAAGTGTGGATGTGTTTTTCCCTCGAGAGATAAGCCGGACAATTAGTTTAGAGTATGCCGAAAGACAGCTTCCCTGACAGACATTGACAGCAATGTCAAGCAAGTTTCTGTTGCATAGAGGAGTGTATggattacttcttttttttttaagattattttttgggcactttaggcctttatttataggacagctgaagacatgaaaggggagagagagggggaatgacatgcagcaaagggccacaggtcggagtctaGCCCCCCCAGCCGCTGCGTCGAGtagtaaacctctatatttgGGCgggcgctctaccaggtgagctacccagacgCCCAGTGTATGGATTACTTAACATTAAACAGTTATGAATAGAATGTAACTATACCAGCAATATGGTTAAGTACAGTACAAGTAAAGAAAGGGATATGATCCATTAATTACTAAATAAGTTGGTCATAGATCCAGTATAATTTATACAAACAAAGGCTCAGTTTTCATGTTTATTTCCTCAGTGAGCTGCCCAGCTTGTCGGTGACTGTGTGGTCGGAGCTGCCGACTGGAACAGGACTGGGGTCAAGTGCTGCCTACTCCGTGTGtttagctgctgctctgctctgtGCAAGTGGAACTATCCCCACTCCTCTCAAAGAGGGGGATAACACTGCCAGGTGAggatattatattacatttcttttttctgatctgtgtatgtatattgtgtGCAGTACCCTACAACATGAATGCCTGTGCAGTATAATGCAATACAAAAAGCCTGcagtacaataaataaaaatatttattaaggTGGccggggggggttttttttgttttgtgtgttttgttatgtttgttgggcgtttttttctgtgttttttgttttttttgctttctcgCCCTATTGCGTTGTGTTTTTTCCGGTGTTTGTGACGCGCTGTTCTCCTACCTAGCTTgcattccttttttctttttttgttttttgtctcgctttccctttttttttttttttttgtttgtagcTACTCTATATTTTGTATCTCACGTGATTCTATTGGGTAAGTTTTGTCGTTTCATCCAGCCTTTTTTCAGTTCTCCTTTTTAATGTATGTAGTGGTGTTTGGTGTGCTGGGGCTTTGGGGTGTCTCCTGGTTCCTTAGGGTGCAAGCTGTGATGGGGTGGCCTGCTaatatttttttggtttgtttgggTTTCCATTTCCTTTCACTTTTCCTTTTATAGTTTCTTGGTCTACCTTCCTTTGGCTCCATACTCTTTCATTTTCCCCTTATTCTTTATCATTGTGTATTATCCATTTAATGATTTTGATTTCCCTATAGTGTGCCGTTCATTCTTAGGGGGGGTTGGGTGTACTGGCGTTTTttctttggttttttttttgttttattaatatgtttttctttaaagaGTACACATTTTCATTGTCTTCCTTCATGTTCCTTTCTTATATCTTGTTCTAAATGTCGTGTTCTCCTCTATTTTCTGTTTCAGTCTATCTGTGTATTTCACTAACTCCtattctcctttcctttcccaTCTCCTCTTGTTGGTTTGTTACTATTTTTCTTCCTCCCCCGTGTGTTACTTCcgttttttctttcattttaatgCTTCTTTCCTCCCCTTACTTCTCTCTCCTTGCGTTGAGTGTCACTTCCaccatattgcaatttatttccCCTGTGTGCTGTTGCTTAGTGAGAGGGGTGGTGTTTCGCTGTGTGTGTCttgggttgtgttgtgtgtgtctggctggcgctttttgtgttgttgttgtttttgtcttttttccttagtgtcgtgtttgtgtgtgtgctgtgtttttgtgtttttttttttttattcctccagTTTCTTCCCTGTTTCATCTGTGTCTATTCATGTggctctgtctctttgtctcttctcactgttgtgtgtgtgctgccatTTTCACTCTCCtatctttcctttcttctttctttcttattttttttttgtttgtttttttttgtgtgtgtgtgtgtgtgtgtgtgtgtgtgtgtgtgtgtgtgtgtatgtgtgtgtgtgtgtgtgtgtatgtgtgtgtgtgtgtatgtgtatgtatgtatatgtatgtgtatgtgtgtgtgtatgtatatgtgtgtgtatgtgtatgtgtatgtatgtatatgtatgtatgtgtgattgtatgcattgtgtgtgcatgtgtgtgtgtgtggtgtgtgtgtgtgtgttctttttctgtgttatcttttttttttctgtcttgtgTATCTGTATTCTCCTCTATGttattttcttctctttggTGTTGGTCTCAGTGCTAGTAATGTTGGTGTGTTCCACTGTTGTTTTTCTAATTTCACTGTGTCTATGCTTCCTCTACTTGTCGTGTCTCGTCCTtcagtgggtgtgtgtgtcgtgtgtgtacTGTGTCTGTCCACTGTGTGGTGTCCTGTGTCCTCTGCTGTGCTCTttcatctctctgtgtgtgtgtgtctttctccctctgtgtgtctctgcctcctttgttctgtgtgtgctcgctgtgtgtgtgtgtgtctttttttttctgtgtctctctctgtgtgtatctttgtttctgtgtgtgctgtgtgttttgtgtgtgtgttctctctctctctctgtgtgttctctctctttctctctctctctctgttctctctctctggtgtctctgtgtctgtgtgtctctctctctctgtgtgtgtgttgtgttctctctctctctctctctgtctctctctgtctttgtctgtttgtgtctctctgtctctgctctctttgtgttgtgtatgtgtgtgtgtgttttttgtatatgtgtatgtattgtgtgtgtatgtgtgtgtgtgtgtgtgtgtgtgtatgtgtgtgtgtgtgtgtgtatatgtgtgtgtttgtgtatgtgtgtgtatatgttgtttatgtgtgttgtgtatgtgtatattgtatatattgtgtgtgtggtatatgtattgtattgttgagttgtgtatgtatgtgtatgtgtgtgtatgtcatgtTGCCACACATG
It encodes the following:
- the aldh3b2 gene encoding aldehyde dehydrogenase family 3 member B2 isoform X3 — its product is MSGKIRACYACQRNGRLTCRRTRLGEPCLKTYPLECVDLLKRSRVAFQAGRTLKEGFRLAQLEAVVQMLEEHECGFVDALGRDLHKSTTLDECLMVSEPLGVVFIMGNWCSPVQTCLVPLVGAIAAGNCAIISPSEYTAHTAELLHRLIPFYLDNECFHVILAGANDLPEVVELRFDHVFFTGNRKEGSRIARAAACTLTPVTLILGGKNPCYVDQHCDIAITAQRIAWARFHNAGQSLAAPDYILCHTDIQAQLVQALKCYLIEFYGSDPRESRSYGRMVNLEIFNRTRDMLWRSGKVAVGGQVIEAEKYIAPTILTEVVESDPIMQQDVFGPVVPVLTVNNMDEAIVFINKQEKPLCVYAFSKNNEVISRLMSETSSGSFCSNDSVLQSLMVALPFGGVGASGMGSYHGRYSFDTFSHRKSCLLRGTRFECVTYLRYPPYEDRNLSLMSWACTLSQRSQGWCQIL
- the aldh3b2 gene encoding aldehyde dehydrogenase family 3 member B1 isoform X1; the protein is MSGKIRACYACQRNGRLTCRRTRLGEPCLKTYPLECVDLLKRSRVAFQAGRTLKEGFRLAQLEAVVQMLEEHECGFVDALGRDLHKPKFETVVSELILVKNEALHANNNLKKWMQPQYVERNLSTTLDECLMVSEPLGVVFIMGNWCSPVQTCLVPLVGAIAAGNCAIISPSEYTAHTAELLHRLIPFYLDNECFHVILAGANDLPEVVELRFDHVFFTGNRKEGSRIARAAACTLTPVTLILGGKNPCYVDQHCDIAITAQRIAWARFHNAGQSLAAPDYILCHTDIQAQLVQALKCYLIEFYGSDPRESRSYGRMVNLEIFNRTRDMLWRSGKVAVGGQVIEAEKYIAPTILTEVVESDPIMQQDVFGPVVPVLTVNNMDEAIVFINKQEKPLCVYAFSKNNEVISRLMSETSSGSFCSNDSVLQSLMVALPFGGVGASGMGSYHGRYSFDTFSHRKSCLLRGTRFECVTYLRYPPYEDRNLSLMSWACTLSQRSQGWCQIL
- the aldh3b2 gene encoding aldehyde dehydrogenase family 3 member B1 isoform X2; protein product: MSSPPTSPSPAKWFKALRRTRLGEPCLKTYPLECVDLLKRSRVAFQAGRTLKEGFRLAQLEAVVQMLEEHECGFVDALGRDLHKPKFETVVSELILVKNEALHANNNLKKWMQPQYVERNLSTTLDECLMVSEPLGVVFIMGNWCSPVQTCLVPLVGAIAAGNCAIISPSEYTAHTAELLHRLIPFYLDNECFHVILAGANDLPEVVELRFDHVFFTGNRKEGSRIARAAACTLTPVTLILGGKNPCYVDQHCDIAITAQRIAWARFHNAGQSLAAPDYILCHTDIQAQLVQALKCYLIEFYGSDPRESRSYGRMVNLEIFNRTRDMLWRSGKVAVGGQVIEAEKYIAPTILTEVVESDPIMQQDVFGPVVPVLTVNNMDEAIVFINKQEKPLCVYAFSKNNEVISRLMSETSSGSFCSNDSVLQSLMVALPFGGVGASGMGSYHGRYSFDTFSHRKSCLLRGTRFECVTYLRYPPYEDRNLSLMSWACTLSQRSQGWCQIL
- the aldh3b2 gene encoding aldehyde dehydrogenase, dimeric NADP-preferring isoform X4; translation: MLLEGTFIRKLCNHQPLRVHRSHSRASSSSYPLLLGQCANDLPEVVELRFDHVFFTGNRKEGSRIARAAACTLTPVTLILGGKNPCYVDQHCDIAITAQRIAWARFHNAGQSLAAPDYILCHTDIQAQLVQALKCYLIEFYGSDPRESRSYGRMVNLEIFNRTRDMLWRSGKVAVGGQVIEAEKYIAPTILTEVVESDPIMQQDVFGPVVPVLTVNNMDEAIVFINKQEKPLCVYAFSKNNEVISRLMSETSSGSFCSNDSVLQSLMVALPFGGVGASGMGSYHGRYSFDTFSHRKSCLLRGTRFECVTYLRYPPYEDRNLSLMSWACTLSQRSQGWCQIL
- the mmab gene encoding corrinoid adenosyltransferase isoform X1 encodes the protein MASFVIKSAHLRYVVRTGKLMNGNWTRNTFCSDRRYATEGDNKVPKIYTKTGDKGFSSTFTGERRPKEDHIFEALGNTDELSSAIGLAREFCLDKGHTFTYQLDKIQCILQDVGSNIATPQSSARESHIRRTKFTAQPIADLETWIDTFTEELPPLTNFILPSGGKSSSALHLARTVCRRAERSVAPIVRAGEADPDVAKFLNRLSDYLFTAARYAATKEGNEEKIYKRPE
- the mmab gene encoding corrinoid adenosyltransferase isoform X2 — translated: MASFVIKSAHLRYVVRTGKLMNGNWTRNTFCSDRRYATEGDNKVPKIYTKTGDKGFSSTFTGERRPKEDHIFEALGNTDELSSAIGLAREFCLDKGHTFTYQLDKIQCILQDVGSNIATPQSSARESHIRRTKFTAQPIADLETWIDTFTEELPPLTNFILPSGGKSSSALHLARTVCRRAERSVAPIVRAGEADPDVAKFLNSQICSHKRRQRGENLQKT
- the mvk gene encoding mevalonate kinase, translated to MQLKDVFVSAPGKAILHGEHAVVHGKVALAVSLNMRTYLHLKGNTTGNVCINLPNIDTFLCWNLAELKQLIAYYCGKREETKRLDAELIRRLREFIGVTNGNLDTCNMAILAFLYIYLSLFGSGELPSLSVTVWSELPTGTGLGSSAAYSVCLAAALLCASGTIPTPLKEGDNTAR